The proteins below come from a single Chryseobacterium sp. MA9 genomic window:
- a CDS encoding S46 family peptidase: MTKKILLSVFLLPAAMAFAQQYGGMWIPTELNEKEMKDLGMKISAKDIFNPQKPSIKDAVVQFNGGCTAEIISPKGLLLTNHHCGFGQIQAHSTVQNDLLSNGFWAKNTQGELPNPGVKVDFIVDIKEVTDQILEGTDNLTEPELTKRINNNIEVYKNAQKIESYQSIMVKPMYYGNKYYAYTIETYKDIRLVGAPPQSIGKFGSDTDNWVWPRHTGDFSMFRIYADKNNKPAEYSKDNVPYVPKHYLPVSIKDKNENDFTFVFGFPGRTTEYLPAVGVEKIMKDIDPARIAVRDVALKTLDEKMRVDNETRIKYASKYASVANYWKKWIGEVEGLKKSNAVEKKVMYEGSLVAKNPEIKTTLDQLNKLYNDQAPYALNNAYYTEVIRNAETLKLAGDYYDFVASVEAGRMDEKELSKLKTKLTSFYKDYSAELDAKVTAKLLALYVNKTAPQFLPAGFSKYKDENQNIPVIEDMSKNSIITGRTAVNGGTLTTDIDKAFSNQDKLIKTLKKDPIYQLYVSMKETYMKTADPQYTSMQAKIDALQKKFMAQQMQTDKDRKFFPDANSTLRVTYGKVKGSTPRDAVSYGYQTHLAGVMEKYIPGDYEFDVPKKLIDLYNKKDFGNYKDKTGDVPVGFTATNHTTGGNSGSPALDANGNLVGLNFDRQWEGTMSDINYDPRFSRNIMVDTKYILFIIEKFADSKWLVDEMKIIK; the protein is encoded by the coding sequence ATGACAAAAAAGATACTTTTATCTGTATTTCTTTTGCCGGCTGCAATGGCATTTGCACAACAATATGGAGGAATGTGGATTCCTACAGAGCTGAATGAAAAGGAAATGAAGGATTTGGGAATGAAGATTTCTGCAAAAGATATTTTCAATCCTCAGAAACCAAGCATAAAGGATGCGGTAGTACAGTTTAACGGCGGATGTACTGCAGAAATTATTTCGCCTAAAGGACTGCTCTTAACCAATCATCACTGTGGTTTCGGTCAGATTCAGGCGCATTCTACCGTTCAGAATGACCTTCTTTCAAACGGATTCTGGGCAAAAAATACACAAGGAGAACTGCCTAATCCAGGAGTAAAAGTAGATTTTATTGTAGATATAAAAGAAGTTACTGATCAGATTTTAGAAGGGACGGACAATCTGACAGAGCCGGAACTTACTAAAAGGATCAACAACAATATTGAGGTTTACAAAAACGCTCAGAAAATTGAATCTTACCAGTCGATCATGGTAAAGCCTATGTATTATGGAAACAAATACTATGCTTACACAATCGAAACCTATAAAGACATCCGTCTTGTAGGAGCTCCGCCTCAAAGTATCGGAAAGTTCGGAAGTGATACAGACAACTGGGTTTGGCCTAGACATACTGGAGATTTCTCTATGTTCAGAATCTATGCAGACAAGAATAATAAGCCTGCAGAATATTCAAAAGACAACGTACCTTACGTTCCAAAACACTACTTACCGGTTTCTATAAAAGATAAAAACGAAAACGATTTTACTTTTGTATTCGGATTCCCGGGAAGAACTACAGAATATCTTCCTGCAGTAGGTGTAGAGAAAATAATGAAGGATATTGATCCTGCAAGAATTGCTGTACGTGATGTTGCGTTGAAAACATTAGACGAAAAAATGCGTGTTGACAATGAAACGCGTATTAAATATGCTTCAAAATATGCTTCAGTAGCGAACTATTGGAAAAAATGGATCGGTGAAGTAGAAGGATTGAAAAAATCCAATGCTGTAGAGAAGAAAGTAATGTACGAAGGTTCTTTGGTAGCTAAGAACCCTGAAATCAAGACTACTTTGGATCAGCTGAATAAACTGTACAATGATCAGGCTCCTTATGCATTAAACAATGCTTATTACACAGAAGTAATCAGAAATGCAGAGACTTTGAAACTTGCCGGAGATTATTATGATTTCGTAGCTTCTGTAGAAGCAGGAAGAATGGATGAAAAGGAACTTTCCAAGTTAAAGACAAAATTAACTTCTTTCTATAAAGACTACAGTGCAGAACTTGATGCTAAAGTAACTGCAAAACTGTTAGCTTTGTACGTTAATAAAACAGCGCCACAGTTTTTGCCGGCAGGATTCAGTAAATATAAAGATGAAAACCAGAATATTCCTGTAATAGAAGATATGTCTAAAAACTCTATTATCACAGGAAGAACTGCTGTGAATGGAGGAACATTAACTACAGACATCGATAAAGCGTTTTCTAACCAGGATAAGTTGATCAAGACCTTAAAAAAAGATCCTATTTATCAGCTGTATGTTTCTATGAAAGAAACATATATGAAAACTGCAGATCCGCAATACACTTCAATGCAGGCAAAAATTGATGCTTTACAGAAAAAGTTCATGGCTCAGCAGATGCAGACGGATAAAGACAGAAAATTCTTCCCGGATGCTAACTCAACGCTTCGTGTAACATATGGTAAAGTAAAAGGTTCTACTCCTAGAGATGCGGTTTCTTACGGATACCAGACTCACCTGGCAGGAGTAATGGAAAAATACATTCCTGGAGATTATGAATTTGATGTTCCAAAAAAGCTGATTGATCTTTACAACAAAAAAGATTTCGGAAACTATAAAGATAAAACAGGTGACGTTCCTGTAGGATTTACTGCAACAAACCATACAACAGGAGGAAATTCAGGAAGCCCTGCTCTTGATGCCAACGGAAACCTTGTAGGATTGAATTTTGACAGACAGTGGGAAGGAACAATGAGTGATATCAACTATGATCCTCGTTTCAGCAGAAACATCATGGTAGATACAAAATATATCCTTTTCATCATTGAGAAGTTCGCTGACTCAAAGTGGCTTGTTGATGAAATGAAGATTATAAAATAA
- a CDS encoding polysaccharide deacetylase family protein: protein MKDRIINVLAAFESDNIGKSFPLDYCLPLYHSVSDRELPHIKHVIRYKNTKQFEEDLDHLAKNFQFVDWQGFKEFTSGNFKPKKKIALLTFDDGFREFYDVATPILERKGIYACNFVNPAFIDNKDMMFRCKASLLADAVEKNKIIDPEVYHVFSLDNQVDRGVLQKNILQVNYQGKDMLDQLAEKLEVDFKAYSKEFKPYLSTEDLKELTRKGFGISSHSWDHPKYGDLSLKEQMETTDKTFAYLKENGFLYESFAFPFTDFEVQRDFFDELFKNEEIYCSFGCAGVKLDSVKKNFQRIPMEMGESGEQILKRETAYFKLKRLINKNTILRK from the coding sequence ATGAAAGATAGGATCATCAATGTTTTGGCAGCTTTCGAATCTGATAATATCGGGAAATCTTTTCCGCTGGATTACTGTTTGCCGCTTTATCACAGTGTTTCCGACAGAGAGCTTCCCCATATAAAACATGTGATCCGTTATAAGAACACAAAACAGTTTGAAGAAGATCTCGATCATCTAGCAAAGAATTTTCAGTTTGTAGACTGGCAAGGGTTTAAAGAATTTACATCCGGAAATTTCAAACCTAAGAAAAAGATTGCTTTGCTAACTTTTGATGATGGTTTCAGAGAGTTTTATGATGTTGCCACTCCCATTTTGGAACGAAAGGGAATTTATGCCTGCAATTTTGTAAATCCGGCTTTCATTGATAATAAAGACATGATGTTCAGATGCAAGGCCAGCCTTCTTGCAGATGCAGTTGAAAAGAACAAAATTATAGATCCTGAGGTTTATCATGTGTTTTCTCTTGACAACCAAGTAGATAGAGGCGTTTTGCAAAAGAATATTTTACAGGTTAACTATCAGGGAAAGGATATGCTTGATCAGCTTGCAGAAAAACTTGAAGTGGATTTTAAAGCTTATTCAAAAGAATTCAAACCCTATTTAAGTACAGAAGATTTAAAAGAGCTTACCAGAAAAGGTTTTGGAATCTCTTCTCACAGTTGGGATCACCCGAAATATGGAGATTTATCTTTGAAAGAACAGATGGAAACTACGGATAAAACTTTTGCTTATTTAAAAGAAAATGGCTTCCTTTATGAAAGCTTTGCATTTCCGTTTACTGATTTTGAAGTACAGAGAGACTTTTTTGATGAGCTCTTTAAAAATGAAGAAATCTACTGCAGCTTTGGTTGTGCAGGGGTAAAGCTGGATAGTGTGAAGAAAAATTTTCAAAGAATTCCAATGGAAATGGGTGAGAGCGGAGAACAAATACTGAAAAGAGAAACTGCTTATTTCAAACTGAAAAGACTGATTAATAAAAATACTATTCTAAGAAAATGA
- a CDS encoding GNAT family N-acetyltransferase, whose amino-acid sequence MIVLKTFNRKELEDFISSGAFLQYDFLPITKHRALSHIQNPKATEEDTLLILAFFEEKLIGYVGCFPDCFIVDGKEIRYAWLSTLYVNPEYRKKRPAKALLKKVFEEYEGRIAITEFTKEAEALYNILGVFEYVFPKDGKRYYFKTDAAKLIPEKKPGTQPLKPLFQTLDVAANLLISIKNLPVQKPDFKYEVLHRIDKESDDFMTEFSGMRNAGEINTFIDNPWVLEGKKDEKYFFSSFADTFTYFWIKIFDKNNQLKSCLLLQLRDGYLKIPYLFSTSDLAEVVRFLNYFIVTNKVKGFTSYQTRLNEEIQQSKTFSHIHDRDFKREYLFHKQLLELLPDNFNPNYQDGDGDCMMT is encoded by the coding sequence ATGATAGTACTGAAAACATTCAACAGAAAAGAGCTGGAAGATTTTATATCATCCGGAGCTTTCCTTCAGTATGATTTTCTTCCTATTACAAAACATCGTGCACTGTCACATATTCAGAATCCTAAAGCGACAGAGGAAGATACCCTTCTTATTCTGGCATTTTTTGAAGAAAAGCTCATTGGTTATGTGGGATGTTTTCCGGATTGTTTTATTGTTGATGGCAAAGAAATCAGATATGCCTGGCTCAGTACCTTATATGTAAACCCGGAATACAGAAAGAAAAGACCTGCAAAAGCATTGCTGAAAAAAGTTTTTGAAGAATATGAAGGCAGAATTGCCATTACAGAATTTACCAAAGAAGCAGAAGCCCTCTACAACATTCTGGGTGTTTTTGAATATGTCTTTCCTAAAGATGGGAAAAGGTATTACTTCAAAACTGATGCAGCTAAACTGATTCCTGAAAAAAAGCCTGGAACACAGCCATTGAAACCTCTTTTTCAAACTCTGGATGTTGCTGCCAATTTATTAATCTCAATAAAGAACTTACCGGTACAGAAACCGGATTTCAAATATGAAGTTCTTCATCGTATTGATAAAGAAAGTGATGATTTTATGACTGAATTTTCAGGGATGCGCAATGCAGGTGAAATCAATACTTTTATAGATAATCCGTGGGTGTTGGAAGGGAAAAAAGATGAAAAATATTTCTTTTCAAGTTTTGCTGATACATTTACATACTTTTGGATTAAGATTTTCGATAAGAATAATCAACTCAAATCTTGCTTACTATTACAGCTCCGCGACGGATACCTCAAAATCCCTTACCTTTTTTCAACCTCTGATTTAGCTGAGGTTGTCCGGTTTCTAAATTATTTCATAGTTACCAATAAAGTGAAAGGTTTTACCAGTTATCAGACCAGACTGAATGAGGAAATACAGCAGTCAAAAACATTTTCTCATATCCATGACCGTGATTTTAAAAGAGAATATCTGTTTCATAAACAGCTGTTGGAATTACTTCCTGACAATTTTAACCCCAACTATCAGGACGGAGACGGGGATTGTATGATGACATAA
- a CDS encoding copper resistance protein NlpE: MMKSKMLMLGMGAVLFLTSCSKKETTETTGTNTDSATAVQPIATDSITKATPTAAGDTSENALDWAGTYEATVPCADCPGIKTSLTLNNDKTFSISEEYLDRNSKNQDKGSFSWDATGSMITLKGKTANYKYKVGENMLIQLDMEGKEIDGPNKDLYIFKKK; the protein is encoded by the coding sequence ATGATGAAAAGCAAAATGCTCATGTTGGGAATGGGAGCTGTTCTGTTCCTTACTTCATGCTCTAAAAAAGAAACGACTGAAACAACCGGTACAAACACAGATTCTGCAACAGCTGTTCAACCCATTGCTACAGACAGCATCACTAAAGCGACGCCTACTGCAGCTGGTGACACTTCTGAAAATGCATTAGACTGGGCCGGTACTTATGAAGCGACAGTTCCCTGTGCTGACTGTCCGGGCATCAAAACTTCTTTAACACTGAATAATGATAAAACATTCAGCATTTCTGAAGAATATCTTGACAGAAATTCAAAGAATCAGGATAAGGGATCTTTCTCATGGGATGCAACAGGAAGTATGATCACTTTAAAAGGAAAAACAGCAAACTATAAATATAAAGTTGGTGAAAATATGCTGATCCAGCTGGATATGGAAGGAAAAGAAATTGACGGTCCCAACAAGGATCTTTATATATTCAAGAAAAAATAA
- a CDS encoding MgtC/SapB family protein has translation MDFLQDHYTVKNELLLILISVILGLFIGAEREYRNKSAGLRTFILVCFGACLFTILSIKIGVANPDRLAANIITGIGFLGAGVIFKGDNKIEGITTATTIWATASIGMAVGSGYVYIALLGTALVLIILSALTYLQNFIDNYHKVREYRITLTNSGDIRYCESIFKEQHLNYQMIKQQYSQGSLAVIWRLTGKNTHHEEVIKRLVDDPKITAYQF, from the coding sequence ATGGATTTTCTTCAAGACCATTACACTGTCAAAAATGAATTGCTGCTTATTCTTATTTCTGTTATTTTAGGACTGTTCATTGGTGCTGAACGTGAATACAGAAATAAATCTGCTGGTCTCAGAACCTTCATTCTGGTATGTTTCGGAGCCTGTCTGTTTACTATTCTTTCCATTAAAATAGGAGTGGCGAATCCGGACCGTCTTGCAGCCAATATTATTACCGGAATCGGATTTTTGGGAGCAGGAGTGATTTTCAAAGGAGACAATAAAATTGAAGGCATTACTACAGCAACCACTATTTGGGCAACGGCTTCAATAGGGATGGCGGTAGGTTCCGGATATGTTTATATTGCACTGTTAGGAACAGCTTTGGTTCTGATCATTTTGAGTGCCTTAACCTATCTTCAGAATTTTATTGACAATTATCACAAAGTAAGAGAGTACAGAATAACACTTACCAATTCAGGAGATATTAGATATTGTGAAAGTATTTTCAAAGAGCAGCATTTAAACTATCAGATGATCAAACAGCAGTACTCACAAGGGAGTTTAGCGGTAATATGGAGATTAACAGGCAAAAATACCCATCATGAAGAAGTCATCAAACGGTTGGTAGATGATCCGAAGATTACAGCTTATCAGTTTTAG
- a CDS encoding pitrilysin family protein: MTDRKYKETVHTDKSQYEYITVTHDENNVRIYTLKNGLKVFLAQNFDAPRIQTFIPVRTGSNNDPADNTGLAHYLEHMMFKGTSKIGTQNWEKEKELLDQISALYEEHKAELDPEKKKEIYKKIDEVSQEASQYAIANEYDKAISSLGATGTNAHTWFDETVYKNNIPNNELEKWLKIEKERFSEIVLRLFHTELESVYEEFNRAQDNDTRLVSYELMNALFPTHPNGQQTTLGRPEHLKNPSMKAIHKYFEEYYVPNNYAMVLVGDLDFEETIQLVDQYFGTLPYKELPQKTPIIEQPITEIVTRTVKSPTTPRTQLAWRTESYGTRDAMLADVVANILSNRGEAGLLDLHINQTQKMLWAQAFSVGLRQYGYFSIVAVPKENQTLEEATNMVLEEIELIKKGDFPDWMLPAIINDFKIQRMKGLETAEGLATTLYDSYIKGRTWEQELNEMDEYAAFTKEDVVNFANDFFKENYVVVNKEKGVNDLLIRVENPGITPVKINRDTQSEFLNGILADKTEDIKPEFIDYQKEIATDQLNGKKLSFVKNKYNDIAQLHFIFPFGSDNDRDLGISTQLLQYLGTDTLSPEDLKKEFFKVGISNDFKTTNDQLIISLSGLEENIEKGIALLQHWMHDVKPDQEIYNQFVGTVLENRQAIKKDKNRIMTALTNYTKLGAHSRFTDIISKEELEGCNSEVFTDRMKKLFKYPYQVFFYGKNFENFKAYIGQYIETESLQIPEAKQYPEPATGGNVNFINYDMVQMEMSKIGKGNLVNPLHFGKINVFNEYFGRGLSSIVFQEIRESKSLAYSAYVSYAANSELNHPDYVTTYIGTQPDKLMIAVDTLNELMNELPEVPIQFENARNAALKQIASTRVTRNNIFFNTLRLKKLNIYYDFRKDIYKQIQDLKFEDIRHFYQTEVKSIDFNTAIIGKKENLNMEAVNKMGTFKEVSLKDIFGH; this comes from the coding sequence ATGACAGACAGAAAATATAAGGAAACGGTTCATACTGATAAAAGCCAATACGAATATATTACGGTAACCCACGACGAAAATAATGTCAGAATCTATACTTTGAAAAATGGATTGAAAGTTTTTCTTGCTCAAAATTTTGATGCTCCGAGAATACAGACTTTCATTCCTGTAAGAACAGGAAGCAATAATGATCCTGCAGATAATACAGGACTGGCTCATTATCTTGAACATATGATGTTTAAAGGAACTTCAAAAATCGGGACCCAAAACTGGGAAAAGGAAAAAGAACTTCTGGACCAGATATCAGCATTGTATGAAGAGCATAAAGCAGAACTGGATCCTGAAAAGAAAAAAGAGATCTATAAAAAGATTGATGAAGTGTCTCAGGAAGCCAGCCAGTATGCCATTGCCAACGAATATGACAAAGCTATTTCTTCTTTGGGAGCTACCGGAACAAACGCACATACCTGGTTTGATGAAACCGTATATAAAAACAATATTCCAAACAACGAGCTTGAAAAGTGGCTGAAAATAGAAAAGGAAAGATTTTCTGAGATTGTACTTCGTCTTTTCCATACGGAACTGGAATCTGTATATGAAGAGTTCAACAGAGCTCAGGATAATGACACAAGACTTGTAAGCTATGAATTGATGAATGCTCTTTTCCCTACACATCCTAATGGCCAACAGACAACACTGGGAAGACCTGAGCATTTGAAAAACCCTTCAATGAAGGCTATTCACAAGTATTTTGAGGAATATTATGTTCCTAATAATTATGCTATGGTTCTGGTTGGTGATCTTGATTTTGAAGAGACCATTCAATTAGTTGATCAATATTTTGGCACTTTGCCGTATAAAGAGCTTCCACAAAAGACACCGATTATTGAACAGCCCATTACAGAAATCGTTACAAGAACAGTGAAAAGCCCTACTACTCCACGCACTCAGCTTGCATGGAGGACAGAAAGCTATGGAACAAGGGATGCTATGCTTGCGGATGTTGTTGCCAATATCCTTAGTAACAGAGGCGAAGCCGGATTATTGGATCTGCATATCAATCAGACTCAAAAAATGCTTTGGGCTCAGGCTTTTTCTGTAGGTTTAAGACAATATGGATATTTTTCTATTGTAGCCGTACCTAAAGAAAACCAAACTCTTGAGGAAGCAACGAACATGGTGCTGGAGGAAATTGAACTGATAAAGAAAGGCGATTTCCCGGACTGGATGCTTCCAGCAATCATCAATGATTTCAAAATTCAGAGAATGAAGGGTCTTGAAACAGCGGAAGGACTTGCTACTACCCTGTATGATTCTTATATAAAAGGAAGAACATGGGAGCAGGAACTGAATGAGATGGATGAATACGCTGCTTTTACTAAGGAAGATGTGGTGAATTTTGCTAATGATTTTTTCAAAGAAAATTATGTTGTTGTCAATAAAGAAAAAGGAGTCAACGATTTATTGATCAGAGTTGAAAATCCAGGTATTACGCCAGTTAAAATCAATCGTGATACCCAGTCTGAGTTTTTAAATGGAATTTTAGCGGATAAGACTGAGGATATTAAACCTGAATTTATCGACTATCAAAAAGAGATTGCCACTGATCAGCTTAACGGAAAGAAATTGAGTTTCGTAAAGAATAAATATAATGATATTGCACAGCTGCATTTCATTTTTCCTTTTGGGAGTGACAATGACAGAGATTTAGGAATTTCCACTCAGTTGCTGCAATACCTGGGTACAGATACTCTTTCGCCTGAAGATTTAAAAAAGGAATTTTTCAAAGTCGGAATCAGTAATGATTTTAAAACTACGAATGACCAGCTGATCATTTCTCTAAGCGGGCTGGAAGAAAATATAGAAAAAGGTATTGCTCTCCTGCAGCACTGGATGCATGATGTAAAACCAGACCAGGAAATCTACAATCAGTTTGTGGGAACTGTACTGGAAAACCGACAGGCCATCAAGAAAGATAAAAACCGTATTATGACAGCCCTGACCAATTATACGAAATTGGGCGCTCACTCACGTTTTACGGATATTATTTCTAAAGAGGAATTGGAAGGCTGTAATTCTGAAGTCTTCACCGACAGAATGAAAAAGCTTTTCAAATATCCTTATCAGGTATTCTTCTATGGTAAAAATTTTGAAAATTTCAAGGCATATATTGGTCAGTATATAGAAACTGAAAGTCTTCAGATCCCGGAAGCTAAACAATATCCTGAGCCCGCTACCGGAGGAAACGTAAATTTCATCAATTATGATATGGTTCAGATGGAAATGAGCAAGATCGGAAAAGGAAATCTGGTGAACCCGCTTCATTTTGGAAAGATCAATGTATTTAATGAATATTTTGGGCGGGGATTATCATCAATTGTTTTCCAGGAAATCCGTGAAAGTAAAAGTCTTGCCTATTCAGCCTATGTTTCTTACGCAGCCAACTCTGAACTCAACCATCCTGATTATGTGACTACTTATATCGGAACTCAGCCTGACAAACTTATGATAGCTGTGGATACGTTGAATGAACTGATGAATGAACTTCCTGAAGTGCCTATTCAGTTTGAAAATGCAAGAAATGCGGCTCTGAAGCAGATTGCTTCAACAAGGGTTACCCGGAATAATATATTTTTCAATACATTAAGATTGAAGAAACTGAATATTTATTATGATTTCAGGAAAGATATCTATAAGCAGATTCAGGATCTGAAATTTGAAGATATCAGACATTTTTATCAGACAGAAGTCAAGTCCATAGATTTTAATACAGCCATTATCGGTAAAAAAGAAAATCTGAATATGGAAGCCGTCAATAAAATGGGAACATTTAAAGAAGTAAGTCTGAAAGACATTTTCGGACATTAA
- a CDS encoding sigma-54 dependent transcriptional regulator, with the protein MSGNILIIDDEIKLLKLLGMILSQENFNVKEASTARSAMIMLEQYDFDVVLSDVRLPDAFGVELVKSIKTKYPQLEIILMTAFGNITDAVQAMKNGAYDYLVKGDDNEKIIPLVYKALDKVKDNKSRIVQQVVTKGFDQIIGKSPLILQAKKLAERVALTDAAVLLTGETGTGKEVFASAIHEGSDRKKNSFVAINCSAFSKEILESELFGHKQGAFTGAIKDKKGLIEEANGGTLFLDEIGEMPIELQAKLLRVLETREFIKMGETKVSKSDFRLIAATNRDLEDEIKQGNFREDLYFRLNVFEISLPPLRNRKEDLKVLAKNFIDLFSHKLHLSSVQVSPDYYKALEINDWKGNIRELRNAVERSLILMDNNILDAGSLPHYSEKAAPESDSLSIRSLEKIHIQKVLQYTKGNKAEAARLLEIGIATLYRKLEEYGLK; encoded by the coding sequence ATGTCAGGAAATATTCTGATCATCGATGATGAGATCAAACTCCTTAAATTGTTAGGAATGATCCTTTCCCAAGAAAATTTTAATGTAAAAGAAGCTTCTACAGCACGCTCAGCGATGATAATGCTGGAGCAATATGACTTTGATGTTGTTCTTAGTGATGTTCGTCTTCCTGATGCTTTTGGAGTAGAATTGGTTAAGTCTATTAAAACTAAATATCCTCAGTTGGAAATTATTTTAATGACTGCATTTGGAAACATCACTGATGCAGTACAAGCCATGAAGAATGGCGCTTATGATTATCTGGTGAAGGGAGATGATAATGAGAAAATTATCCCATTGGTGTATAAAGCTCTTGATAAGGTGAAAGATAACAAGTCAAGAATAGTCCAGCAGGTTGTTACCAAAGGTTTTGATCAGATTATAGGTAAATCACCTTTAATTTTACAGGCTAAAAAGTTGGCGGAAAGAGTGGCTTTAACGGATGCTGCTGTGCTTCTTACAGGAGAAACAGGAACGGGTAAAGAAGTCTTTGCCAGCGCTATTCATGAAGGGAGTGACAGGAAGAAAAACAGCTTTGTGGCGATCAACTGTTCAGCATTTAGTAAGGAGATTCTTGAAAGTGAGCTTTTTGGTCATAAACAAGGAGCTTTTACTGGTGCGATTAAAGATAAAAAAGGATTGATTGAAGAAGCTAATGGAGGAACATTATTTCTGGATGAAATTGGAGAGATGCCGATAGAACTTCAGGCTAAGTTGCTCAGAGTTTTGGAAACCAGAGAATTTATCAAAATGGGTGAGACGAAAGTTTCAAAATCTGACTTTAGATTAATCGCGGCAACCAACAGAGATCTGGAGGATGAAATCAAGCAGGGTAACTTCAGAGAAGACCTCTATTTCAGATTGAATGTATTTGAAATCAGTCTTCCGCCTCTGCGTAATAGAAAAGAAGACCTGAAAGTACTTGCAAAGAACTTTATTGATCTTTTTTCTCACAAACTTCACTTGTCCTCTGTTCAGGTGAGTCCGGACTATTATAAAGCGCTGGAGATAAATGACTGGAAAGGAAATATCCGTGAGCTGAGAAACGCTGTAGAACGTAGTTTGATTTTAATGGATAATAATATCCTGGATGCTGGGAGTCTTCCTCATTATTCTGAAAAAGCAGCTCCGGAAAGTGACTCATTGAGCATTCGGTCGCTGGAAAAAATACATATACAGAAAGTATTACAGTACACAAAAGGAAATAAAGCAGAAGCTGCCCGTTTACTGGAGATTGGTATTGCCACGCTGTACAGAAAGCTTGAAGAATATGGATTGAAATAA